Proteins from one Hydrogenivirga caldilitoris genomic window:
- a CDS encoding ABC1 kinase family protein encodes MIPGTRNVKRKAQIAKVLAKHGFGFLVEKLGLGRFVPFHWGILGHPKRKERYSAPEHLRMAFEELGPTFIKLGQILSTRPDLVPAEYIEELSKLQDRIPPCDPDKIVSVIEEELGKPVGELFLEFDREPIASASIGQVHRAVLRSGDRVVIKVQKPGVEKQIKQDLEILEELLNTLVQHWELARQWDIEGFFEEFAYILKNELDYEREGRNAETFRKNFLKDRNVYIPKVYWEYTTAKVLVLEELEGAKFTELEKIRNLGYDPKKLAYEGAQVYMNMFLRDGFFHGDPHPGNFFILKDGRIGLVDFGMVGTLDDRMRVNLIQLIYGITKGDMVLVMDALYDLGVRGETKKEVLLRRELEVLFSYYFLKPIGEIKLSKVVNELFRLTYRYRINLPSDLFLLLKTIGMGEGLLMRLDPDFRMINAIGPYVSRSRRLLFSPKFLARQTERNLTVVSKMLMESPERLKRLTSMLESGKLEFSIKYEGEKRLVGDLRKDINRLTLSMLTLGFMVSMALIISAYKPGFFKVEHFLLMSGAIVVAFFGGLMFKIFREGT; translated from the coding sequence ATGATACCTGGTACAAGAAACGTAAAGAGAAAGGCTCAGATAGCTAAGGTTCTCGCAAAACACGGATTCGGTTTTTTAGTTGAAAAGCTAGGGTTGGGAAGGTTCGTCCCCTTCCACTGGGGCATACTCGGACATCCGAAGAGGAAGGAGAGATACTCTGCCCCGGAGCACCTAAGGATGGCTTTTGAGGAGCTCGGACCCACCTTCATAAAACTCGGCCAGATACTCAGCACCAGACCAGACCTCGTCCCTGCCGAATACATTGAGGAACTCTCAAAACTCCAAGACAGAATCCCTCCCTGTGACCCGGACAAGATAGTCTCCGTCATAGAAGAGGAGTTAGGTAAACCCGTGGGAGAACTGTTCCTTGAATTTGATAGGGAGCCTATAGCTTCAGCCTCAATAGGACAGGTACACAGAGCCGTTTTGAGAAGTGGTGACAGGGTGGTGATAAAGGTCCAAAAGCCCGGTGTAGAAAAGCAGATAAAGCAAGACCTTGAGATACTTGAGGAGTTACTGAATACGCTGGTTCAACACTGGGAGTTGGCAAGGCAGTGGGATATAGAGGGCTTCTTTGAGGAATTCGCTTATATCCTTAAGAACGAGTTGGACTACGAGAGAGAGGGCAGGAACGCGGAGACCTTCCGTAAGAACTTCCTCAAGGACAGAAATGTCTACATACCGAAGGTTTACTGGGAGTATACGACAGCTAAGGTACTTGTCCTAGAAGAGCTTGAGGGTGCAAAGTTTACAGAGCTGGAAAAGATAAGGAATCTTGGGTACGACCCGAAAAAACTTGCCTATGAAGGCGCCCAAGTTTACATGAATATGTTCCTTCGTGACGGTTTTTTCCATGGTGACCCCCACCCCGGAAACTTCTTCATACTGAAGGATGGGAGGATAGGACTTGTTGACTTTGGTATGGTGGGAACTCTTGATGACAGAATGAGGGTAAATCTAATACAGCTTATTTATGGCATAACTAAGGGAGACATGGTTCTTGTTATGGATGCCCTCTACGACCTTGGGGTCAGGGGTGAGACCAAGAAGGAAGTGCTTTTAAGGAGAGAGCTTGAGGTTCTGTTCTCCTATTACTTCCTTAAACCGATAGGGGAAATCAAGCTTTCCAAGGTAGTTAACGAGCTATTCAGATTGACTTACCGTTACAGGATAAATCTGCCTTCAGACCTGTTTCTTCTCCTCAAAACCATAGGAATGGGAGAGGGATTACTGATGAGGCTTGACCCTGATTTCAGAATGATAAATGCTATAGGTCCATACGTTTCCAGGAGCAGAAGGCTTCTGTTCTCACCAAAATTCCTCGCCCGTCAAACGGAAAGGAACCTTACTGTTGTGTCCAAGATGCTTATGGAGTCTCCAGAGAGGCTCAAGAGGTTGACCTCCATGCTTGAGAGTGGAAAGCTGGAGTTCTCTATAAAGTATGAAGGGGAAAAAAGGCTGGTTGGAGACCTCAGGAAGGATATTAACAGGCTAACCCTTAGCATGTTAACCCTCGGTTTCATGGTATCAATGGCTCTCATAATATCCGCCTACAAGCCGGGTTTTTTTAAAGTAGAGCATTTCCTGCTGATGAGCGGTGCAATAGTAGTTGCCTTTTTTGGTGGACTTATGTTCAAAATATTCAGGGAAGGAACATAA
- a CDS encoding Lon protease family protein: protein MSIREIKAAEVRLSFDVKVGTAGLKPLAVFPSQPRVDNSFELALRTEKEGYNVYVSGPESIGRTTYTLRKLKERAKEKPTPEDICYFHDFEEPLKPKYLLLPSGLGKELRRDIDWVIENLKEESHKMFESKEFEEERERRIKEIEEEKEKIISEMSEEARKHNLTVFLTPTGISLLPLVHGRVVSEAELVQNPLLKSRYEKSLEEFGEKFRDYIRSLRELDYRLAYEIKDLREKTAEFLVDSLLYRLEEKYRGNENVLNFLKNLRKNLIKNIQFFVEWKFVEDNVPLRRLTESNINLFRLNVIADNSSLEGAPVVHEEMPSFKSLFGYISYRAEMGILYADHSSIVAGSLHRARGGYLVLRARDVLENPLLWESLKRVLLHKRIYLGGIPVSDLFPLSVGIDPQPVPFEGKVFLIGDYLTFHILSLFDPEFNRLFKVKAEFDPTVNLTEGIVKDFPRILKKIVEEEGLKDLTPEAVEEVLRYAVIRAGSRKKINVVFGYITDLLREADTYSKEKEITRQDVKRAVKDKIFRSNLIEEKVKEMILEGKIIIDITGSKVAQVNGISVYDLGDLSFGKPTRITASAYAGEKGIIDIEREADLSGPIHNKGVMILTGYLGNRYGKRVPLSLSCSIAFEQSYDEVEGDSASVAELLVVLSAISEIPLKQGLAVTGSLDQLGNVQPVGGIKEKVEGFWKVCKLEGLSGEQGVVIPSRNVDNLTLDDELIEDLEKGRFHIYAVDTVDDAIELLTGVKAVRFHQMVLSKLRKFARMAELRKRR, encoded by the coding sequence ATGAGTATAAGAGAGATAAAGGCGGCCGAAGTTAGACTGAGCTTTGATGTAAAGGTTGGGACTGCAGGACTAAAACCTCTGGCTGTGTTTCCATCTCAACCCAGGGTAGATAACTCCTTTGAGCTGGCTTTGAGAACGGAGAAGGAAGGCTACAACGTCTACGTTTCAGGTCCCGAGAGTATAGGCAGGACAACTTACACTCTCAGAAAGTTAAAGGAGAGGGCTAAAGAAAAACCTACCCCAGAAGATATATGTTATTTCCACGATTTTGAGGAGCCTCTAAAACCCAAGTATCTGCTCCTTCCCAGTGGACTGGGTAAAGAGCTCAGAAGGGATATTGACTGGGTGATAGAAAACCTAAAGGAAGAATCCCACAAGATGTTTGAGAGCAAAGAATTTGAAGAGGAAAGGGAAAGAAGGATAAAGGAGATAGAGGAAGAAAAGGAGAAGATAATCTCAGAGATGAGCGAAGAAGCAAGAAAGCACAATCTCACCGTTTTTCTCACTCCAACGGGGATAAGCCTGCTTCCACTTGTCCACGGCAGGGTTGTATCGGAAGCAGAACTTGTCCAGAACCCCCTCTTAAAAAGCAGGTATGAAAAGAGTCTGGAAGAATTCGGTGAGAAATTCAGGGATTACATCAGAAGCTTGAGAGAGCTTGACTATAGGCTTGCCTATGAGATCAAAGATTTGAGAGAGAAGACAGCAGAATTTCTTGTGGATAGCCTACTGTACAGGCTTGAGGAAAAGTATAGGGGAAACGAGAACGTTCTTAATTTCTTGAAGAATCTCAGGAAAAACCTGATTAAGAATATTCAGTTCTTCGTTGAGTGGAAGTTTGTGGAAGATAACGTCCCCCTAAGAAGACTCACCGAGAGCAACATAAACCTCTTCAGGCTGAACGTTATAGCCGATAACTCTTCACTGGAGGGGGCTCCCGTTGTTCATGAGGAGATGCCCTCCTTCAAAAGCCTCTTTGGATACATATCCTACAGAGCCGAAATGGGTATACTTTACGCAGACCATAGCAGTATTGTGGCTGGCAGCCTTCACAGAGCAAGGGGAGGGTACCTCGTACTCAGAGCACGGGACGTTTTGGAAAACCCTTTACTATGGGAGAGCCTCAAAAGGGTTCTCCTCCACAAGAGGATATACCTGGGTGGTATTCCTGTGAGCGACCTGTTTCCCCTTTCAGTGGGAATAGACCCGCAACCTGTCCCCTTTGAAGGGAAAGTATTCCTGATAGGAGATTACCTGACTTTCCACATCCTCTCCCTCTTTGACCCAGAATTCAATAGGCTGTTTAAGGTAAAGGCTGAGTTTGACCCTACGGTCAATCTCACAGAGGGAATTGTAAAAGACTTTCCCAGAATTCTTAAGAAGATAGTGGAGGAAGAGGGACTAAAAGATTTAACTCCCGAAGCGGTTGAAGAGGTTCTAAGGTACGCGGTGATTAGGGCAGGGAGCAGGAAGAAGATAAACGTGGTCTTTGGTTACATAACCGATTTACTCCGGGAAGCCGATACCTATTCCAAGGAAAAGGAAATCACGAGGCAGGATGTTAAAAGAGCTGTGAAGGACAAAATTTTCAGGTCAAACCTGATAGAGGAAAAGGTAAAGGAGATGATACTTGAAGGAAAGATAATAATTGACATAACTGGTAGTAAAGTGGCTCAGGTGAACGGTATAAGCGTATATGACCTGGGGGATTTGAGCTTCGGAAAGCCAACGAGGATAACAGCTTCCGCCTACGCAGGGGAGAAGGGGATAATTGACATTGAGCGGGAAGCAGACCTAAGCGGACCTATACATAACAAGGGTGTTATGATACTTACGGGTTATCTTGGAAACAGGTATGGGAAAAGGGTTCCGCTGTCTCTCTCCTGCAGTATAGCTTTTGAACAGTCTTACGATGAAGTAGAAGGGGATAGTGCCTCCGTTGCCGAATTACTTGTAGTCCTGTCCGCTATATCGGAAATACCTTTAAAACAGGGGCTTGCCGTTACAGGCTCCTTAGACCAGCTGGGGAACGTCCAACCCGTTGGAGGTATAAAGGAAAAAGTGGAGGGTTTCTGGAAAGTGTGCAAGCTTGAGGGTCTATCTGGAGAACAAGGTGTTGTTATACCGTCAAGAAACGTAGACAACCTAACCCTTGATGACGAGCTGATAGAGGACCTTGAAAAGGGAAGGTTTCACATATATGCCGTTGATACTGTTGATGATGCTATAGAACTATTGACCGGAGTGAAGGCTGTTAGGTTTCATCAGATGGTTCTTTCAAAGTTAAGGAAGTTTGCCAGAATGGCAGAACTCAGGAAGAGGAGGTAA
- the murC gene encoding UDP-N-acetylmuramate--L-alanine ligase, with translation MLREKIKYFHFVGIGGIGMSGIAQILLEMNYRVSGSDIKESKNTELLRRKGADIYIGHSADNIKDKVQVVVYSSAVREDNPELVRARELGIPVIPRGEMLAELFKLKEGIAVSGSHGKTTTTSMIAHILEEAGFDPTVIIGGILQRLGSNAKLGKGDLLVSEADESDGSFLKLLPAVGVITNIDLEHMDYYRDIEDIVSAFSKFAGSVPFYGFCVANSDDPNVRKATSSVTKKLVTFGIEEEADVRGVELSIEEGRYAFSVVSRGEFLGRIHLGIGGRHNVYNALAAIAVSLELGVPFDSIKSALKNFSNAERRMELKGYFGSVPIYDDYGHHPTEIRAVIDALREMYPDRRLVMIFQPHRYSRTHFLFERFVEVLSLPDLLFMLDIYPASERNIYGVSGEELARRSGAVFVRDKGELFDLLSKELREKDVLLFMGAGDITKLCEDFVKERALTSSS, from the coding sequence ATGTTGAGGGAAAAAATAAAGTATTTCCACTTTGTAGGCATCGGCGGTATAGGTATGAGCGGTATAGCCCAGATACTTCTTGAGATGAATTACAGAGTCTCCGGCTCTGACATAAAGGAAAGTAAGAATACCGAGTTGCTCAGAAGGAAGGGTGCCGATATATACATCGGTCACAGCGCCGACAACATAAAGGATAAAGTGCAGGTTGTGGTTTACTCCTCAGCCGTTAGAGAGGACAACCCTGAACTTGTGAGAGCCAGGGAGCTTGGAATACCTGTCATTCCGAGGGGTGAGATGCTCGCAGAGCTATTCAAGCTGAAAGAAGGCATAGCCGTAAGCGGTTCTCACGGTAAGACGACGACCACATCTATGATAGCCCATATCCTTGAGGAAGCCGGTTTTGACCCAACGGTAATAATAGGTGGGATACTTCAAAGGCTGGGTAGCAACGCCAAACTCGGCAAAGGTGACCTCCTCGTTTCGGAAGCTGATGAGAGCGACGGTTCTTTTTTAAAGCTGTTGCCTGCGGTAGGTGTGATAACGAACATAGACCTTGAACATATGGACTACTACAGAGACATTGAAGACATAGTATCAGCCTTCTCCAAGTTTGCAGGTTCGGTACCTTTCTACGGTTTCTGCGTGGCAAACTCTGATGACCCCAACGTAAGGAAGGCAACCTCATCTGTAACCAAGAAGCTTGTAACTTTTGGCATAGAAGAAGAGGCTGACGTGAGAGGGGTTGAGTTAAGCATAGAAGAGGGAAGATACGCTTTTAGCGTTGTGAGCAGGGGAGAGTTCCTGGGTAGGATTCACCTGGGTATAGGTGGAAGACACAATGTTTACAACGCTCTTGCAGCTATAGCGGTCTCCCTTGAACTGGGTGTTCCCTTTGACAGTATAAAAAGCGCTCTGAAGAATTTCAGCAATGCAGAGAGAAGGATGGAACTGAAAGGTTACTTTGGAAGCGTCCCCATATACGACGATTACGGGCACCATCCCACTGAGATAAGAGCTGTTATAGACGCCCTGCGGGAGATGTATCCGGATAGAAGACTGGTTATGATATTTCAACCTCATAGGTACTCAAGAACTCACTTTCTCTTTGAGCGTTTCGTTGAAGTTTTAAGCCTTCCGGACTTGCTTTTTATGCTAGATATATACCCGGCAAGCGAGAGGAATATATACGGTGTCAGCGGTGAGGAGCTTGCCAGGAGGAGTGGAGCAGTTTTTGTAAGGGATAAGGGAGAGCTGTTTGACCTCCTTTCAAAGGAGCTCAGAGAAAAGGACGTACTCCTCTTTATGGGAGCGGGAGACATAACAAAGCTCTGTGAGGATTTTGTCAAAGAGAGGGCTCTTACCTCCTCTTCCTGA
- a CDS encoding TonB-dependent receptor plug domain-containing protein has protein sequence MKMIYKAGALLLLITLSFSQDITELLKEYKEASELYNQTRRDSLGHLILFTREDIERMQAHRLADLLKSIHFFTTADNRFGILTLNEYGGYSFIPKHIRLYINDHEVSSLHTGSPFLVWENLPLDSVDHVEVYLGVGAIELGNDPATLIIKVYTKEPSKENANSLRTTLTSRKGYAGVIYSARELNENFSYLFLISEGFDNRKDNWLGGQELSRDARYRYAYFGIYSENTSVEFGYGYIRKDPFMGFALDNVAEKGYTEAEDLYLTLTAHPSGDKSTKFVFSLDNHKRKHFESSSSGLYIPIFMDPFNPVNNPRDFYENAFFSKVTLYLSKEFSSQENKLLTAVSYKLYNSDIDSRYYITLGNVKQNVGATVPFNRQEIYSLIVEDKFSLSPSNLIIGGVKFDKYFRNGGFKDFSEFIARVGYISVINDNLSLKGFVSRSYIPPFFYDTEISGRDLDTVKIPFAFSAEGLLKLWNVKFGFGLGYVRIKDAIVPDNTGRLTNMEETITEKPIFINVENQLSENHKLQAGYSIFLDPDRKTSSTSGGYVRLLSTIGKFDAFGELIYRRGFEFSGRNVEDGYELNSGITYHVSDDLAIKLKGENLLGKAIETPYLVPQTGEVVTYPVRERTLYLSVEWVF, from the coding sequence ATGAAGATGATATATAAAGCCGGGGCTCTACTCTTGCTGATAACTCTGTCTTTTTCTCAGGATATTACGGAACTCCTTAAGGAGTATAAGGAAGCCTCTGAGCTTTACAATCAGACAAGGAGGGACAGCCTCGGACACCTTATCCTCTTTACAAGAGAAGACATAGAGAGGATGCAGGCTCACAGACTCGCAGACCTTCTCAAATCTATACATTTTTTCACCACTGCCGACAACAGGTTCGGTATACTCACCCTTAACGAGTACGGAGGGTACTCGTTCATTCCAAAGCACATAAGGCTTTATATAAATGACCATGAGGTCTCTTCTCTCCACACAGGTTCTCCCTTCCTCGTCTGGGAAAACCTGCCTTTGGACTCGGTGGATCACGTGGAAGTCTATCTAGGTGTTGGAGCTATAGAGCTGGGAAACGACCCTGCGACTCTTATAATAAAGGTTTACACGAAAGAACCTTCTAAGGAAAACGCCAACAGTCTAAGGACAACGCTGACCTCAAGGAAAGGATACGCCGGAGTCATATACTCTGCCAGGGAGCTCAACGAGAACTTTTCCTACCTCTTCCTTATTTCAGAAGGATTTGATAACAGGAAAGATAACTGGCTCGGTGGACAGGAGCTTTCAAGGGACGCCAGGTACAGGTACGCATACTTTGGCATTTACTCCGAGAATACGAGCGTTGAATTCGGTTACGGGTACATAAGGAAAGACCCCTTTATGGGTTTTGCGCTTGACAACGTTGCAGAGAAGGGTTATACAGAGGCGGAAGACCTTTACCTCACACTCACAGCGCACCCTTCGGGGGACAAAAGCACAAAGTTCGTATTTTCACTGGACAACCATAAACGTAAGCATTTTGAAAGTAGTTCCTCCGGTCTATACATACCTATATTCATGGACCCCTTCAACCCGGTAAACAACCCAAGGGACTTTTATGAAAACGCCTTCTTCAGCAAGGTGACCCTGTATCTATCCAAGGAGTTCTCCTCTCAGGAGAATAAACTTCTGACAGCGGTTTCTTACAAGCTTTATAACTCGGACATAGACTCCCGCTATTACATAACACTGGGCAACGTGAAGCAGAATGTGGGTGCAACCGTACCCTTTAATAGACAGGAGATATACTCTCTGATAGTTGAGGACAAGTTTTCTTTAAGTCCCAGCAACCTGATAATAGGAGGTGTAAAGTTTGATAAGTACTTCAGAAACGGCGGGTTTAAAGACTTTTCAGAATTTATAGCCCGTGTAGGATACATATCTGTAATAAACGACAACCTGTCCCTTAAGGGTTTTGTAAGCCGCAGTTATATACCTCCCTTTTTCTACGACACAGAGATATCAGGAAGGGACCTGGACACGGTTAAAATACCCTTTGCCTTCTCAGCTGAAGGTTTACTGAAGCTCTGGAACGTTAAATTCGGATTTGGATTAGGGTACGTTCGTATAAAGGATGCCATTGTCCCGGACAATACGGGGCGACTGACCAACATGGAAGAAACAATTACTGAAAAACCAATTTTCATAAACGTTGAAAATCAATTATCTGAAAATCATAAGCTTCAAGCGGGGTACAGCATATTTCTTGACCCGGACAGGAAAACCTCATCAACCTCAGGAGGCTATGTAAGACTGCTTTCAACCATAGGGAAGTTTGATGCTTTTGGTGAGCTAATTTACCGTAGAGGATTTGAGTTCTCGGGAAGGAATGTTGAAGACGGATATGAACTTAACTCAGGTATAACCTACCATGTAAGCGATGACCTGGCAATAAAGTTAAAGGGGGAAAACCTTCTCGGGAAAGCCATTGAAACGCCTTATCTTGTCCCCCAAACGGGAGAGGTTGTTACTTACCCGGTGAGGGAGAGAACCTTATACCTGAGCGTGGAGTGGGTATTTTGA
- a CDS encoding EAL domain-containing protein, with protein MDVREAIEMGRVLCYYQPVINLRTREISHYEALARIRNHKGDIVSPAYFLEDIKGTFIYTRFVKEIIRINVELLSKNKDIEVSINLIPTDITDETVLSELEAIDRKLRKRMLLEITEVEGIPSFEHMKNSVSRLRKLGYRICIDDFGAGYSNLINITQMRVDYLKIDGSIIKDITKNMTSRLLTKTITSFCKEVGIKVVAEYVENEAILKTLIELGVDYGQGYYFSEPKPM; from the coding sequence ATAGATGTAAGGGAAGCTATAGAGATGGGGAGGGTTCTGTGCTACTATCAGCCCGTAATAAACCTAAGAACGAGAGAGATTTCCCATTATGAGGCTCTTGCCAGGATACGTAATCACAAGGGTGATATAGTGTCTCCCGCCTACTTCCTTGAGGACATAAAAGGTACATTCATATATACCAGGTTCGTTAAGGAGATAATCAGGATAAACGTTGAACTCCTCAGCAAGAATAAGGATATAGAGGTAAGCATAAACCTCATACCTACCGATATTACCGATGAAACCGTGCTCAGCGAGCTGGAGGCGATTGATAGGAAGCTTAGAAAGAGAATGCTCCTTGAAATAACGGAGGTTGAAGGTATACCATCCTTTGAGCATATGAAAAACTCAGTTTCCAGGCTCAGGAAGTTGGGTTACAGGATATGCATAGATGACTTCGGCGCGGGTTACTCAAACCTCATAAATATAACCCAGATGCGTGTTGATTACCTGAAGATAGATGGAAGCATAATAAAGGACATCACAAAGAACATGACGTCAAGGTTACTTACTAAAACGATCACATCCTTCTGCAAAGAGGTCGGGATAAAGGTTGTTGCTGAATACGTTGAAAATGAAGCTATCCTGAAAACTCTTATAGAGCTTGGTGTTGACTACGGACAGGGATATTACTTCAGCGAGCCCAAACCCATGTGA
- a CDS encoding cation:proton antiporter translates to MAAGGTEGSAAVVDVHTLFLHIAVILLAGKLFGTLFRRFGMPPVLGEVLAGVVIGQSILGIIPLSEAIKVLAELGVILLLFEVGLEADIHMLVRVGLASALVAFLGAALPFAGGFLLSYYVFDMTLLSSLFIGGALTATSIGITVKVLSDLGKGKEKFAQIVLGAAVLDDILGVVILAALYEFSKSGEVNWNATAGLVRDIGIFFVVAPFVARLAAKLIHFIVHRLQDYDIIPPLILSLVLFTGYGAYKVGSPEILGAFTAGLALSRRFVVPFAAFLKLDEKVLHSVEENIRPLVWVVSPIFFVTVGLALNFKAIDFSSSQFWLLSLSLIAVAVLGKVVSGLLIPLSFRDRLNIGLSMMPRGEVGLIFAEFGRSFGAIDEVGYAVVVFVVAVTTLIAPVLLKLNIRT, encoded by the coding sequence ATGGCAGCGGGGGGAACAGAAGGGTCAGCTGCGGTAGTTGACGTCCACACCCTCTTTCTCCACATAGCGGTAATCCTCCTCGCCGGAAAGCTCTTCGGAACCCTCTTCAGGCGCTTCGGTATGCCGCCGGTTCTCGGGGAGGTTCTCGCCGGTGTCGTGATAGGTCAGAGTATTTTGGGGATAATACCCCTGAGTGAGGCGATAAAGGTCCTTGCAGAGCTCGGTGTTATCCTCCTCCTCTTTGAGGTCGGTCTTGAAGCTGATATCCACATGCTCGTAAGGGTCGGTCTTGCCTCTGCACTCGTAGCCTTCCTCGGTGCCGCCCTCCCCTTTGCAGGTGGTTTTCTTCTCTCTTACTACGTATTTGATATGACCCTCCTGAGTTCCCTCTTTATAGGAGGTGCCCTAACCGCTACGAGCATAGGCATAACCGTTAAGGTTCTCTCGGACCTGGGTAAGGGTAAAGAAAAGTTCGCCCAGATAGTTCTCGGTGCCGCCGTTCTTGATGACATCCTCGGGGTCGTCATACTTGCGGCTCTTTACGAGTTCTCCAAGAGCGGTGAGGTAAACTGGAACGCGACTGCCGGGCTTGTAAGGGATATAGGCATATTCTTTGTGGTGGCTCCCTTCGTAGCTAGGCTTGCCGCGAAGCTGATACACTTCATAGTTCACAGGCTTCAGGATTACGACATAATACCACCTCTAATACTCTCCCTCGTCCTGTTTACGGGCTACGGAGCTTACAAGGTCGGCTCTCCGGAGATACTCGGCGCCTTCACAGCAGGTCTTGCCCTTTCAAGACGCTTCGTGGTTCCCTTTGCCGCCTTCCTGAAGTTGGACGAGAAGGTTCTCCACAGCGTTGAGGAGAACATAAGACCCCTTGTCTGGGTCGTCTCCCCCATATTCTTCGTCACAGTGGGACTCGCTCTGAACTTCAAAGCCATAGACTTCAGCTCTTCCCAGTTCTGGCTCCTTTCCCTCTCACTCATCGCCGTTGCGGTTTTGGGGAAGGTGGTTTCCGGACTTTTAATACCCCTGAGCTTCCGGGACAGGTTGAATATAGGACTCTCCATGATGCCCCGCGGAGAGGTGGGTCTCATATTCGCCGAGTTCGGTAGGAGCTTCGGAGCTATTGATGAGGTAGGTTACGCTGTCGTCGTTTTCGTAGTCGCCGTTACCACTCTTATCGCCCCCGTACTCCTGAAACTGAACATCAGAACCTGA